A single genomic interval of Celeribacter indicus harbors:
- a CDS encoding orotate phosphoribosyltransferase: MIPSSFPDDTEIARLTARMLLEIGAVNFRPEEPYVLASGLPSPTYIDCRKLISFPRIRSTLMDFLAAQIMRQAGFEAFDNVAGGETAGIPFAALVAERLGLPMSYVRKKPKGYGRNARIEGAMHEGERVLLVEDLTTDGGSKLSFVDAIRETGASCGWTAVIFYYGIFPETEKVLGDHGVKLVSLCTWWDVLAEAKRQKTFDAATLAEVEEFLGAPRAWQEKHRRT, from the coding sequence ATGATCCCCTCCTCCTTTCCCGACGACACCGAGATCGCGCGGCTGACGGCACGGATGCTGCTCGAGATCGGCGCGGTGAATTTCCGCCCCGAGGAGCCCTATGTCCTCGCCTCCGGCCTGCCCTCGCCGACCTATATCGACTGCCGCAAGCTGATCTCCTTCCCGCGCATCCGCTCCACGCTGATGGATTTCCTGGCGGCGCAGATCATGCGGCAGGCGGGGTTCGAGGCCTTCGACAACGTCGCGGGCGGCGAGACGGCGGGCATCCCCTTTGCCGCGCTCGTGGCCGAACGGCTCGGCCTGCCGATGAGCTACGTGCGCAAGAAGCCGAAGGGCTACGGGCGCAACGCGCGGATCGAGGGCGCGATGCACGAGGGCGAGCGCGTGCTCCTCGTGGAGGATCTGACGACCGACGGCGGCTCGAAACTCTCCTTCGTCGACGCGATCCGGGAGACGGGCGCGAGCTGCGGCTGGACCGCGGTGATCTTCTATTACGGGATCTTCCCGGAGACGGAGAAGGTGCTCGGCGATCACGGGGTGAAGCTCGTCTCGCTCTGCACCTGGTGGGACGTGCTCGCGGAGGCGAAGCGGCAGAAGACCTTCGACGCCGCGACGCTCGCGGAGGTCGAGGAGTTCCTCGGCGCGCCGCGCGCCTGGCAGGAAAAGCACCGCCGGACCTGA
- a CDS encoding replicative DNA helicase, with protein sequence MSDIATLQNARDGKSGEATEGQSLIASYAGAVPHNIEAEQQLLGALLTNNDVFDKIASIISPDHFFDPVHKDIYERAQERIQKNMLASPVTLKAYMEDHEGLRELGGPAYLARLAASAISTYAVRDYAQLIYDLYLRRQLIEVGNEIAGAAASGADDRDPAEQIVAAEQKLYALAEQGKGETGFTSFLSAVTQAVMNANAAYERGGGMAGIATQLIDLDRKMGGLHKSDLIILAGRPSMGKTSLATNIAFNIAKAYRKGTLPDGRQGAVEGGVVGFYSLEMSAEQLAARILAEASEISSHKIRQGDMDETEFRRFVDAAKALESCPLYIDDTPSIPISQLAARARRLQRTHGLDLLIVDYLQLVRGTSRTEGNRVQEIGEISMGLKAIAKELNIPVIALSQLSRTVESRDDKRPQLSDLRESGSIEQDADVVMFVYRGEYYKEREKPDDDNLEAMEKWMADMERLHGKAEVILGKQRHGPIGTVELSFEAQFTRFGNLAREDQGYSPDY encoded by the coding sequence ATGAGCGATATCGCGACATTGCAGAACGCCCGCGACGGCAAGTCCGGCGAGGCGACGGAGGGACAATCCCTGATTGCCTCCTATGCGGGGGCGGTGCCGCATAACATCGAGGCCGAGCAGCAGCTTCTCGGCGCGCTCCTGACCAATAACGACGTGTTCGACAAGATCGCCTCGATCATCTCGCCGGATCATTTCTTCGATCCGGTGCACAAGGATATCTACGAACGTGCGCAGGAGCGGATCCAGAAGAACATGCTGGCCTCGCCCGTGACGCTGAAGGCCTATATGGAGGATCACGAGGGGCTCAGGGAGCTGGGCGGACCGGCCTATCTCGCCCGGCTCGCGGCCTCCGCGATCTCCACCTATGCGGTGCGCGACTATGCGCAGCTGATCTATGACCTCTACCTGCGCCGCCAACTCATCGAGGTCGGCAACGAGATCGCGGGGGCCGCCGCCTCGGGCGCGGACGACCGCGATCCGGCCGAACAGATCGTCGCCGCCGAACAGAAGCTCTATGCGCTCGCCGAACAGGGCAAGGGAGAGACCGGCTTCACCTCCTTCCTCTCGGCGGTGACCCAGGCGGTGATGAATGCCAATGCCGCCTACGAGCGCGGCGGCGGCATGGCCGGGATCGCGACCCAGCTCATCGACCTCGACCGCAAGATGGGCGGGCTGCACAAGTCCGACCTCATCATCCTCGCCGGCCGTCCCTCGATGGGGAAGACCTCGCTGGCGACCAACATCGCCTTCAACATCGCGAAGGCCTATCGCAAGGGCACCCTGCCCGACGGGCGACAGGGCGCGGTGGAGGGCGGCGTGGTCGGCTTCTACTCGCTCGAGATGAGCGCCGAACAGCTCGCCGCCCGGATCCTTGCCGAGGCGTCGGAAATCTCCTCGCACAAGATCCGCCAGGGCGACATGGACGAGACGGAATTCCGTCGCTTCGTCGATGCCGCGAAGGCGCTCGAAAGCTGCCCGCTCTATATCGACGACACGCCCTCCATCCCGATCTCCCAACTCGCCGCCCGCGCCCGGCGCCTGCAACGGACCCACGGGCTCGACCTTCTGATCGTGGACTATCTCCAGCTCGTGCGCGGCACCTCGCGCACCGAGGGCAACCGGGTGCAGGAGATCGGCGAGATCTCCATGGGGCTGAAGGCCATCGCCAAGGAGCTCAACATCCCGGTGATTGCGCTGTCACAGCTCTCCCGGACGGTGGAAAGCCGCGACGACAAGCGCCCGCAGCTCTCCGACCTGCGCGAATCCGGCTCGATCGAGCAGGACGCGGACGTGGTGATGTTCGTCTACCGCGGCGAATATTACAAAGAGCGGGAGAAACCCGACGACGACAATCTCGAGGCGATGGAGAAATGGATGGCGGACATGGAACGCCTGCACGGCAAGGCCGAGGTGATCCTCGGCAAGCAGCGCCACGGCCCCATCGGCACGGTCGAGCTGTCCTTCGAGGCGCAATTTACCCGCTTCGGCAACCTCGCCCGCGAGGACCAGGGCTACAGCCCCGACTACTGA
- the alr gene encoding alanine racemase, with translation MGTSILHIDLTALADNWRALDRRSGTGTETAAVVKANAYGLGLGKAARALQKAGANSFFVATAEEGVELRQAVGPSPWIGVLGGHMAGDTDMMADMALVPMLNSLDQITRHFEALPGAGFGIQLDSGMNRLGLEPSEWDAVRDLVMKAKPDLLMSHLACADEPDHPMNEQQRTAFCAMTDGLPVRRSLAATGGVLLGPAYHFDVVRAGIGMYGGLPFEEARPVVRVECPVIQARDVAAGETVGYGNTWTAEAPARIATVSAGYGDGITRHISGKAMMFDGTTPCPLVGRVSMDLITVDITHLDHVPRSLDLLCAHQTVDDLAQIAGTIGYEILTSLGRRYQRRYLG, from the coding sequence ATGGGAACATCCATTCTTCATATCGACCTGACCGCGCTCGCCGACAACTGGCGCGCCCTCGACCGCCGCTCCGGCACCGGGACGGAAACCGCCGCGGTGGTGAAGGCGAATGCCTACGGGCTCGGCCTCGGCAAGGCGGCGCGCGCGCTGCAAAAGGCGGGGGCGAACAGCTTCTTCGTCGCCACCGCCGAGGAAGGCGTCGAACTGCGCCAGGCCGTCGGCCCCTCGCCCTGGATCGGCGTGCTCGGCGGCCACATGGCGGGCGACACCGACATGATGGCCGACATGGCGCTCGTCCCGATGCTCAATTCCCTCGACCAGATCACCCGCCATTTCGAGGCGCTTCCCGGCGCGGGCTTCGGCATCCAGCTCGACAGCGGGATGAACCGGCTCGGGCTCGAGCCCTCCGAATGGGACGCGGTGCGCGACCTGGTGATGAAGGCCAAGCCGGACCTCTTGATGAGCCATCTCGCCTGCGCCGACGAGCCCGACCACCCGATGAACGAACAGCAGCGCACGGCCTTTTGCGCGATGACCGACGGCCTGCCGGTGCGCCGCTCGCTCGCGGCGACGGGGGGCGTGCTGCTCGGCCCGGCCTATCACTTCGACGTGGTCCGCGCCGGGATCGGCATGTATGGCGGCCTGCCCTTCGAGGAGGCGAGGCCCGTCGTGCGCGTGGAATGTCCGGTCATCCAGGCCCGCGACGTGGCCGCCGGCGAAACCGTGGGCTACGGGAACACCTGGACCGCCGAGGCGCCCGCGCGCATCGCCACCGTTTCGGCAGGCTACGGCGACGGCATCACGCGGCATATCTCCGGCAAGGCGATGATGTTCGACGGCACCACCCCCTGCCCGCTGGTCGGCCGGGTCTCGATGGACCTGATCACGGTGGACATCACCCATCTCGACCATGTCCCGCGCTCGCTCGACCTGCTCTGCGCGCATCAGACGGTGGACGATCTCGCCCAGATCGCGGGCACGATCGGCTACGAGATCCTCACCTCCCTCGGGCGCCGCTACCAGCGGCGGTATCTCGGATGA
- a CDS encoding MlaE family ABC transporter permease, with amino-acid sequence MKLLARLLAALGRAVLSALASMGRVTIFALATLRHILTPPIYMREILHALLHVGYLSLPVVGLTAVFTGGALALQIYAGGSRFSAEQVVPQIVALGVVRELGPVMVGLMMAARVTSSIAAEIATMKVTEQIDALVTLSTHPMKYLTAPRVFAGLVTVPLLVAVGDVIGVFGGWFVSTQSLGFNSATYLKNTINFLESSDIVSSLVKGAAFGTIATLMGCYYGMQSGRGAQGVGQATKSSVVASAVLILAANFLLTQAFFAT; translated from the coding sequence ATGAAGCTCCTCGCGCGCCTCCTCGCCGCCCTCGGGCGGGCCGTGCTCTCCGCTCTCGCGTCGATGGGGCGGGTGACGATCTTTGCGCTGGCGACGCTGCGCCATATCCTCACCCCGCCGATCTACATGCGCGAGATCCTCCATGCGCTCCTGCATGTGGGCTACCTCTCGCTCCCCGTCGTCGGCCTGACCGCCGTCTTCACCGGCGGGGCGCTCGCGCTCCAGATCTATGCCGGCGGCTCGCGCTTTTCCGCCGAACAGGTCGTGCCGCAGATCGTGGCCCTCGGCGTGGTGCGCGAACTCGGGCCGGTGATGGTCGGGCTGATGATGGCCGCGCGCGTCACCTCCTCCATCGCCGCGGAGATCGCGACGATGAAGGTCACCGAACAGATCGACGCGCTCGTGACCCTCTCCACCCATCCGATGAAATACCTGACCGCCCCGCGCGTCTTCGCCGGCCTCGTGACCGTGCCGCTGCTGGTGGCGGTGGGCGACGTGATCGGGGTGTTCGGCGGCTGGTTCGTCTCCACCCAGTCGCTCGGCTTCAACTCCGCCACCTACCTCAAGAACACCATCAATTTCCTCGAGAGCTCCGACATCGTCTCCTCCCTCGTGAAGGGCGCGGCCTTCGGCACGATCGCGACCCTCATGGGCTGCTATTACGGCATGCAGTCGGGCCGCGGGGCGCAGGGTGTCGGGCAGGCCACGAAAAGCTCGGTGGTCGCCTCCGCCGTGCTGATCCTCGCGGCGAACTTCCTTCTCACACAGGCCTTCTTCGCGACATGA
- a CDS encoding ABC transporter ATP-binding protein — translation MIELRDVHKSFGPKDILRGVNLGVAKGESCVIIGGSGTGKSVMLKCILGLITPDSGTILVDGEDVTRTGDRDAFLARFGMLFQGSALFDSLPVWQNVAFRLLRGSLKRPRAEAREIAVEKLRRVGLGPDVADLFPAELSGGMQKRVGLARAIAADPEIIFFDEPTTGLDPIMSGVINDLIREIVTEMGATALTITHDMTSVRAIADKVAMLHRGKIRWHGPVSQMDTAEDPYLHQFITGSAEGPIETLR, via the coding sequence ATGATCGAACTCCGGGACGTGCATAAATCCTTCGGTCCGAAGGACATCCTGCGGGGCGTCAACCTCGGCGTCGCCAAGGGCGAAAGCTGTGTCATCATCGGCGGATCGGGCACCGGGAAATCGGTGATGCTGAAATGTATCCTCGGCCTGATCACCCCCGACAGCGGCACGATCCTCGTGGATGGCGAGGACGTGACGCGGACCGGCGACCGCGACGCCTTCCTCGCGCGCTTCGGCATGCTGTTCCAGGGATCGGCGCTGTTCGACAGCCTGCCGGTCTGGCAGAACGTCGCCTTCCGCCTGCTGCGCGGCTCGCTCAAGCGGCCCAGGGCGGAGGCGCGGGAAATCGCGGTGGAAAAGCTGCGCCGCGTCGGGCTCGGCCCCGACGTGGCCGACCTCTTCCCGGCGGAACTCTCGGGCGGGATGCAGAAGCGCGTGGGCCTCGCCCGCGCCATCGCCGCCGATCCGGAAATCATCTTCTTCGACGAGCCGACCACCGGGCTCGACCCGATCATGTCGGGCGTGATCAACGACCTGATCCGCGAGATCGTGACGGAAATGGGCGCCACCGCCCTGACGATCACCCATGACATGACCTCCGTGCGGGCCATCGCCGACAAGGTGGCGATGCTGCACCGGGGCAAGATCCGCTGGCACGGACCGGTGTCGCAGATGGACACGGCCGAAGATCCCTATCTGCACCAGTTCATCACCGGCTCCGCGGAAGGGCCGATCGAGACTTTGCGATAG
- a CDS encoding paraquat-inducible protein A, giving the protein MTPLRLANLSLLLLFPVAWAAPLLKAGLLPLFRLSEISVLSGIASLWEKDIPLALVVILFAMIAPVAKVLALDALLAGRLPAGAKPWLFHLGRLGMADVFLVAIYITVAKGLGVGRLEVGWGLYLFTFCVLASLGLSIFSSKKPRGLRGTGTAD; this is encoded by the coding sequence ATGACCCCGCTGCGCCTCGCCAACCTGTCGCTCCTCCTCCTCTTTCCCGTCGCCTGGGCCGCACCGCTCCTCAAGGCGGGGCTGTTGCCGCTGTTCCGCCTGTCGGAGATCTCGGTCCTCTCGGGGATCGCGAGCCTGTGGGAAAAGGACATCCCGCTCGCGCTGGTGGTGATCCTCTTCGCGATGATCGCCCCGGTCGCGAAGGTGCTCGCGCTCGACGCGCTGCTCGCCGGGCGCCTGCCCGCGGGCGCGAAGCCCTGGCTCTTCCACCTCGGGCGGCTCGGCATGGCGGATGTGTTCCTCGTCGCGATCTACATCACCGTGGCGAAGGGGCTCGGCGTCGGGCGGCTGGAGGTGGGCTGGGGGCTCTACCTGTTCACCTTCTGCGTGCTGGCGAGCCTCGGATTGAGTATTTTCAGCAGCAAAAAGCCGCGGGGCTTGCGCGGGACCGGTACGGCGGATTAG
- the radA gene encoding DNA repair protein RadA, producing the protein MARAQKNFVCSTCGAVTTKWSGRCDGCGEWNTISEEKPLSQAGPAGKTLGGLRGREITLSNLSARDAPPPRTSSGLGEFDRVLGGGLVPASAILVGGDPGIGKSTLLLQAAARFAGAGLKVIYISGEEAAAQVRMRAQRLGLGEAAVKLGAETNLRDILTTLEAEAPDLVIIDSIQTMWADNVESAPGSVSQVRAAAHELVTFAKSRGVSVMLVGHVTKEGQLAGPRVVEHMVDTVLYFEGERGHQFRLLRAVKNRFGPAHEIGVFEMTGDGLSEVTNPSALFLSERDTPAPGSVVFAGIEGTRPVLVEFQALVAPSPHAQARRTVVGWDGSRLAMILAVLEARCGIPFAGLDVYLNVAGGMKVSEPAADLAVAAALLSAREDAALPKDCVVFGELSLSGSLRPVGQTENRLKEAKKLGFSSAIMPARSKAGEKSGVDIRQMGDLIGFVGEVFGAG; encoded by the coding sequence ATGGCAAGGGCACAGAAGAATTTCGTCTGTTCGACCTGCGGCGCGGTGACGACGAAATGGTCGGGCCGGTGCGACGGCTGCGGCGAATGGAACACGATCTCCGAGGAGAAGCCGCTGTCGCAGGCGGGTCCGGCGGGCAAGACGCTGGGCGGCCTGCGCGGCCGGGAGATCACGCTGTCGAACCTGTCGGCCAGGGACGCGCCGCCGCCGCGCACCTCCTCGGGGCTCGGGGAATTCGACCGGGTGCTGGGCGGCGGGCTGGTGCCGGCCTCGGCCATCCTCGTGGGCGGCGATCCGGGGATCGGCAAGTCGACGCTGCTGTTGCAGGCGGCGGCGCGGTTCGCGGGCGCGGGGCTCAAGGTGATCTACATCTCCGGCGAGGAGGCGGCGGCGCAGGTGAGGATGCGTGCGCAGCGGCTCGGGCTCGGCGAGGCGGCGGTGAAGCTCGGGGCGGAGACCAACCTGCGCGACATCCTCACGACGCTCGAGGCGGAGGCGCCCGATCTCGTCATCATCGATTCCATCCAGACGATGTGGGCGGACAATGTGGAGAGCGCGCCGGGCTCGGTGAGCCAGGTGCGCGCGGCGGCACACGAGCTTGTGACCTTCGCGAAATCGCGCGGCGTTTCGGTGATGCTCGTCGGCCATGTGACCAAGGAGGGCCAGCTCGCCGGGCCGCGCGTGGTGGAGCACATGGTCGACACCGTGCTCTATTTCGAGGGCGAGCGCGGGCACCAGTTCCGGCTGTTGCGCGCGGTGAAGAACCGCTTCGGACCCGCCCATGAGATCGGTGTGTTCGAGATGACGGGCGACGGGCTCAGCGAGGTGACGAACCCTTCGGCGCTGTTCCTGTCGGAGCGCGACACGCCCGCGCCGGGCTCCGTCGTCTTTGCCGGGATCGAGGGAACGCGGCCGGTTCTCGTGGAATTCCAGGCGCTTGTGGCCCCTTCCCCGCATGCCCAGGCGCGGCGCACCGTGGTCGGCTGGGACGGATCGCGGCTGGCCATGATCCTCGCCGTGCTCGAGGCGCGCTGCGGCATCCCCTTTGCCGGGCTCGACGTCTATCTCAATGTCGCGGGCGGGATGAAGGTCTCCGAACCCGCCGCCGACCTCGCGGTCGCCGCCGCGCTCCTGTCGGCGCGCGAGGATGCGGCACTTCCGAAGGACTGTGTGGTTTTCGGGGAACTTTCCCTTTCCGGCAGCCTGCGTCCCGTGGGTCAGACCGAAAACAGGTTGAAAGAAGCGAAAAAACTTGGTTTTTCATCGGCCATCATGCCGGCGCGCTCGAAGGCGGGCGAAAAGAGCGGCGTGGATATCCGCCAGATGGGCGATCTGATCGGGTTCGTCGGCGAGGTTTTCGGCGCGGGCTAG
- a CDS encoding CvpA family protein: MEGFTLIDGIVALVIVVSALLAYSRGFVREGMAIAGWIVAAILGYIFAPQAVPLVKEVPYLGDYISGSCELSVITGFFAVFALALIVVSLFTPLFSSAVQRSALGGIDQGLGFLFGVLRGIVLVAIALVIVDRVSTGDPIPVLENSRTAKVFARSSDKLDETLPDDAPGWVTQRYEALVATCAIEQ; this comes from the coding sequence ATGGAAGGTTTCACACTCATCGACGGCATCGTCGCGCTGGTCATCGTGGTCTCGGCCCTTCTCGCCTATTCCCGCGGCTTCGTGCGCGAGGGGATGGCGATCGCGGGATGGATCGTCGCCGCGATCCTCGGCTATATCTTTGCCCCGCAGGCCGTGCCGCTGGTCAAGGAAGTGCCCTATCTCGGCGATTACATCTCCGGCTCCTGCGAACTCTCGGTGATCACCGGCTTCTTCGCGGTCTTCGCCCTCGCGCTCATCGTCGTGTCGCTGTTCACCCCGCTGTTTTCCTCGGCGGTGCAGCGTTCGGCGCTCGGCGGGATCGACCAGGGCCTCGGCTTCCTCTTCGGCGTGCTGCGCGGGATCGTCCTCGTCGCCATCGCCCTGGTGATCGTGGACCGCGTGTCCACCGGCGATCCGATCCCGGTGCTGGAGAATTCCCGCACCGCAAAGGTCTTTGCCCGCTCCTCCGACAAGCTCGACGAGACGCTGCCCGACGACGCGCCCGGCTGGGTTACCCAGCGCTACGAGGCGCTCGTGGCGACCTGCGCGATCGAGCAGTAA
- the purF gene encoding amidophosphoribosyltransferase, which yields MRTMPPSHPFDDDKLKEECGVFGAIGVTDAASFVALGLHALQHRGQEAGGIVTYDPEAGFHSARRFGYVRDNFTSQEVMETLPGSIGIGHVRYSTAGSKGNTAIRDVQPFFGEFSMGGAAVAHNGNITNADALRRELIDRGSIFQSSSDSECIIHLMARSLQRNIPERMKDALRRVEGAFSVVAMTRTKLIGVRDPRGVRPLVLGRLGDKGYVLSSETCALDIIGAEFLREVEPGEMVVISQDGKLTSSKPFEAKPSRFCIFEHVYFSRPDSILEGRSVYETRRQIGIELAKEAPVEADLVCPVPDSGTPAAIGYAFESGIPYGMGIIRNQYMGRTFIEPSEQIRNMGVRLKLNVNRALIRDKRIILVDDSVVRGTTSRKIKDMLLDAGAAEVHFRIASPPTMWPCFYGVDTPDRAKLLAAQMSVEEMRDHLGVDSLRFISLDGLYRAAGIAQGRNNDAPQYCDACFSGDYPVVPSDMVDKGFELKTAAE from the coding sequence ATGCGCACAATGCCCCCGTCTCACCCTTTCGACGATGACAAGCTCAAGGAGGAATGCGGCGTCTTCGGCGCGATCGGCGTGACCGACGCGGCCTCCTTCGTCGCACTCGGCCTGCACGCGCTGCAACACCGCGGGCAGGAAGCGGGCGGCATCGTCACCTATGACCCGGAGGCGGGTTTCCACTCCGCCCGCCGCTTCGGCTATGTGCGCGACAACTTCACCTCTCAGGAGGTGATGGAAACCCTGCCCGGCTCCATCGGCATCGGCCATGTGCGCTATTCCACCGCCGGATCGAAGGGCAACACCGCGATCCGCGACGTGCAGCCCTTCTTCGGCGAGTTTTCCATGGGCGGCGCGGCGGTGGCCCATAACGGCAACATCACCAATGCCGACGCGCTGCGCCGCGAGCTGATCGACCGCGGCTCGATCTTCCAGTCCTCCTCGGACAGCGAATGTATCATTCACCTGATGGCCCGGTCGCTCCAGCGCAACATCCCCGAACGGATGAAGGATGCGCTGCGCCGGGTCGAGGGCGCCTTTTCCGTCGTCGCGATGACCCGCACCAAGCTCATCGGCGTGCGCGACCCGCGCGGGGTGCGGCCGCTCGTGCTCGGCCGGCTCGGGGACAAGGGCTATGTGCTGTCGTCGGAGACCTGCGCGCTCGACATCATCGGCGCGGAATTCCTGCGCGAGGTCGAACCGGGCGAGATGGTCGTCATCTCCCAGGACGGCAAGCTGACGAGCTCGAAACCGTTCGAGGCGAAGCCGTCCCGCTTCTGCATCTTCGAACATGTCTATTTCTCCCGCCCCGATTCGATCCTCGAGGGCCGCTCGGTCTACGAGACGCGCCGCCAGATCGGCATCGAACTGGCGAAGGAAGCCCCCGTCGAGGCGGATCTCGTCTGTCCCGTGCCGGATTCGGGCACGCCCGCGGCGATCGGCTATGCCTTTGAAAGCGGAATTCCCTACGGCATGGGCATCATCCGCAATCAATACATGGGCCGCACCTTCATCGAGCCGTCGGAGCAGATCCGCAACATGGGCGTGCGTCTCAAGCTCAACGTGAACCGCGCGCTCATCCGCGACAAGCGCATCATCCTCGTGGACGATTCGGTGGTGCGCGGCACGACCTCGCGCAAGATCAAGGACATGCTGCTCGATGCCGGCGCGGCCGAGGTGCATTTCCGCATCGCCTCCCCGCCGACCATGTGGCCCTGTTTCTACGGCGTCGACACGCCCGACCGCGCCAAGCTGCTCGCAGCCCAGATGTCGGTCGAGGAAATGCGCGACCATCTCGGCGTCGACAGCCTCAGGTTCATCTCGCTCGACGGTCTCTATCGTGCCGCCGGGATCGCGCAGGGACGCAACAACGATGCGCCGCAATATTGCGACGCCTGTTTCTCCGGCGACTATCCGGTCGTGCCCTCCGACATGGTCGACAAGGGGTTCGAACTGAAGACGGCAGCGGAATAG
- a CDS encoding DUF2199 domain-containing protein, whose amino-acid sequence MASPLDLDPRWRALTERGGVIDLGFDHPSDWPHAPREEAPFVKAGADQLASELCRTGDRRFLRASLSLPIRGAEDALGVALWAEVPQAVFYAYVDLLDGGPVPEDSLATLANDLTPVAMAGAPVHLAFGDGSERPAATLEGIAEISFDALLDLYEASGTLGRSALKPS is encoded by the coding sequence GTGGCCTCCCCGCTCGACCTCGACCCGCGCTGGCGCGCGCTCACGGAACGGGGCGGCGTGATCGACCTTGGCTTCGACCATCCGTCCGACTGGCCGCACGCCCCGCGTGAGGAGGCCCCCTTCGTGAAGGCGGGGGCGGACCAGCTCGCCTCCGAACTGTGCCGCACGGGGGATCGCCGGTTCCTGCGCGCCTCGCTCTCCCTGCCGATCCGCGGCGCGGAGGACGCGCTCGGCGTCGCACTCTGGGCCGAGGTGCCGCAGGCGGTGTTCTACGCCTATGTCGACCTGCTCGACGGCGGCCCGGTGCCCGAGGACAGCCTCGCCACGCTCGCAAACGACCTCACCCCGGTGGCCATGGCGGGGGCGCCCGTCCACCTCGCCTTCGGCGACGGCTCCGAACGCCCGGCGGCGACGCTCGAAGGCATTGCGGAGATCTCCTTCGACGCGCTTCTCGACCTCTACGAGGCGAGCGGGACACTCGGGCGCAGCGCGCTCAAACCCTCTTGA
- a CDS encoding SDR family NAD(P)-dependent oxidoreductase gives MTETTKIALITGASRGLGFALAEALAPRYHIVAVAKTTGALEELDDRIKAKGGQATLAPMDVTNTDAMAHLCRGIYDRWGHLDLWAHTAVYAQLLSPADHIDPKDLDRTIGTNVTATGKLIPMIAPLLNMAETPADVLFFDDPHAGERFFGAYGASKAAQIAMARSWQAETENLARAPRIHILTPAPMPTATRARFFPGEDKAKLAPPRDEAPRLLREAGLL, from the coding sequence ATGACAGAGACCACCAAAATCGCCCTCATCACCGGCGCCTCGCGCGGCCTCGGCTTTGCCCTGGCCGAGGCGCTCGCGCCCCGCTATCACATCGTCGCGGTGGCGAAGACCACCGGCGCGCTCGAGGAGCTCGACGACCGGATCAAGGCGAAGGGCGGCCAGGCCACGCTCGCGCCGATGGACGTCACCAATACCGACGCGATGGCGCATCTGTGCCGCGGGATCTACGACCGCTGGGGCCATCTCGACCTCTGGGCGCATACGGCGGTCTACGCACAGCTCCTGTCGCCCGCCGACCATATCGACCCGAAGGATCTCGACCGCACCATCGGCACGAACGTGACCGCGACGGGCAAGCTCATCCCGATGATCGCGCCGCTGCTGAACATGGCGGAGACACCGGCCGATGTGCTGTTCTTCGACGATCCGCATGCGGGCGAGAGGTTCTTCGGCGCCTACGGGGCGTCGAAAGCCGCGCAGATCGCCATGGCACGCAGCTGGCAGGCGGAGACGGAAAACCTCGCCCGCGCCCCGCGCATCCACATCCTCACCCCCGCCCCGATGCCGACCGCGACCCGCGCCCGCTTCTTCCCCGGCGAGGACAAGGCGAAACTGGCCCCTCCCCGCGACGAGGCGCCGCGGCTCTTGCGGGAGGCGGGCCTGCTGTGA
- the surE gene encoding 5'/3'-nucleotidase SurE → MRILITNDDGINAPGLKTLETIAHEIAGPDGEVWTVAPAFEQSGVGHCISYAHPTMISELGPRRWAAEGSPADCVLAGLHDILPDLPDLVLSGVNRGNNAGENAAYSGTVGGAMEGALQGVRSIALSQFLGHGTTGLTDMFESARVHGAAVVRRLLDHAPWDEGAEYALFYNVNFPPVSAAETKAPRIGRQGRRPTSGFGIEGQISPTGRRFLWVRGAQQAVECGAGTDVTANLAGHISITPMRADLTAHDRLTALEEAFAG, encoded by the coding sequence ATGCGCATTCTCATCACAAATGACGATGGCATCAACGCCCCCGGCCTGAAGACGCTCGAGACGATCGCGCATGAGATCGCGGGGCCCGATGGCGAGGTCTGGACCGTCGCCCCCGCCTTCGAGCAATCCGGCGTCGGCCATTGCATCTCCTACGCCCATCCCACGATGATCTCCGAACTCGGCCCCCGCCGCTGGGCGGCGGAGGGATCGCCGGCCGATTGCGTCCTCGCGGGGCTCCACGACATCCTCCCGGACCTGCCCGACCTCGTGCTCTCCGGCGTCAACCGCGGCAACAACGCGGGCGAGAACGCCGCCTATTCCGGCACGGTCGGCGGCGCGATGGAGGGCGCGCTCCAGGGCGTGAGATCCATCGCCCTGTCGCAGTTCCTCGGCCACGGCACCACCGGCCTCACCGACATGTTCGAAAGCGCGCGCGTCCATGGCGCCGCGGTGGTGCGCCGGCTTCTCGATCACGCACCCTGGGACGAGGGCGCGGAATATGCGCTGTTCTACAACGTGAATTTCCCCCCCGTCTCCGCCGCGGAGACGAAAGCCCCGCGCATCGGGCGGCAGGGACGGCGCCCCACCTCGGGCTTCGGCATCGAAGGCCAGATCTCCCCGACCGGGCGGCGCTTCCTCTGGGTGCGGGGCGCGCAGCAGGCGGTGGAATGCGGTGCCGGAACCGATGTCACCGCAAACCTCGCCGGACATATCTCCATCACGCCGATGCGCGCCGATCTCACCGCCCACGACCGGCTCACAGCCCTCGAGGAGGCCTTCGCCGGATGA